The sequence below is a genomic window from Paroedura picta isolate Pp20150507F chromosome 12, Ppicta_v3.0, whole genome shotgun sequence.
CCTTAGCTGCTCATAATTTTGCAGACAAATCCATCACATCTGCCAGGTCTCACCGCATGGGAAGGTGTTTTGATTGGCGTTTCTTTGCCCCCAGAGTGGGCATAAAACGCCTCCTGGGGTGAAGCTCTTGTTTGTCTGATACATCATCCACTCTGTAAGGGAAGTTAGAAaggaaaatcagattggagacaCCCCATGAAGGAAGCCCCAACaaggcctttgggggggggaaagtcaTTTCAAcagccatttaatttttattacatATTTCCTCTGAGAAGCTCAGGATGGGATACCTGTTCTCCCTTTCCCACTTTATTCTCAAATTCTGAGCACTACAGCACATGGACACCCTCTGCTGGATCCACATCCATGCTGCAAGGTGTCAATTCCCCTTCATCTGGGGAAGTGGCAAACCAAGCTCCTTCCAAATCATTAAGAAAGAGCTAAAGCCTGAACAAGATCACATAAATTCCCAGCAAGGCTCAGGCCTCAGTGGAGGAACATCAGGTCTGGTTGCAATCCAGACTACAGATCCATCAATCCGTTCTTTTCCCAGATTTTTGGCCCACCCCCACCTACTGCAGTGAGCAGGACTCTACATGTGTCACTCAGGAAATGGGAAGCAGCTAGAGAGCCAGAGCTGCTTTGTTATTTGTTTCAACAGCTGTTTTTAAGAAAGTGATGAAAAGGTGAGAACCCTCACGACTCTGGGGCGGCacaaaaaaattcaaaaaaaaaattaaagaaggaaaattaaaGCATGTCCCATAATCTTCCAGCAGTGTCAATCATTACAGTGGGCGGGAAGACAGGGACATACATATAACAAGAGCGGCTTGGGAAACTTCTGCGTTAGCATTCTGCCTCCTGAGCCACAGTGTACCAACAATAAGCAGGCAGCAAGGAACCAGGAAAGGCTCCCTCTTGTTACTGTCAGCTTCACAGCACAATCCTGGCAAGTCCCCCAGACCACCTCTCAGAAGAGCCTTACCTAGACCATCTGCTGCTGGGGGCAGCCTCGCCCAATGGGGCCTGCTCATTGGCCCGCACAGACTTCCTTTTAATTCTGTTGATCAGCACTTTGACTTTGCCCCAGTGTGAGTGTTCGTTCTGAAAAAGAGGCAGAGCTATGAAGAGAAAGCTGTACAGGAAGGCAAGTCAGGCAAACAGTGGCCCAGCACCATGGCTGGCAATTCCAGCACTtgcaaaagacctctgccagTGGTAGAGCACAGACTTTGCATGCAGGTGATCCTGTGTTCAATTCCAGGTAAGAGATCCTGGGAAAGATCCTCCTCTGCCTAAGACCCCGGGGAACATCTGCCTGCCAGAATAGACAATATTCATTCATACTCATTCCCTCGTGAACTAGGCCAGTAATGCTCACTCAGTGGGTTGAAAACCAACATGTGGTTCTCTGACATGCCACTTGGGACTCTTCTGAACACAATTCCCCAAGGaaaaatgtggtggtggtggtggtggtggaggaagaggaTGAACTTTATACCCACAGCCTATTGAGGTAGGTACAGTTGAGAGACAGGAGcagtgtcacccagcaagcttccatggcagagcaaggGATTCAACCCCAGTTGTGTCAGGTTCTAATCACACACTCTAACCACTAGGCAGCACTGGCTCTGATGGAAAAGCCACTGAAGTATgaggaaggctccttaggctAGAAGAGTTTCTTTCTACCTAAGGTTGGATCCACACCAGAGAATGGCACGTTTTCCCAATTTACCATGGGATATAAAAGATGTGAAATGCCATACTCATTTCCTCTCAAAACGAACACTGTAGAACTGGGGGGAAATAAAAAAAGGGAAACCACAATGATCACAGGAGAAGAGGACCTTTTTACAAAATTGGGAGACTTTaggcctttaaaaatgtttagaaGTTAAAAGACCCTGGGTGGGAGGAAAATATGAGAGAGGAGCTTATAAAAAGCATAGTGTAAAGGAATGCAgagagatttttttccaaaatactAAACCTCAAGGGTATTCTATGAAGTTCATGAACAGCATATTTGGGAGGGACATTTTCTTATGTCACTTCCAACAATGCAGTTAAGGTGCACACAGGGTATAGTGACTGGCCATTAACCTTGTGGGCTTTAAAAGAAGGTTAAACAAGCTCTCAGAGGACCAGCACATCAGAGGCCCTTAGCCAGGACAAGTTCAACGGCACCAGTCACTGGGAAGCAACAAGAGAGGCAGCTTGGACTACCCCAGCACACCCAAAGAAGGCAAGACAGAGtgtgtagggttgtcagctctggattgggaaatacctgcaaaatttgggggtggagtcaaagGAGgggagagcagccattttctccagccaccaccaagaagttggcaaccctaccaatgtAGAAGATAGGATTCAGAACTAGACGGACCATTACTTAACAGATCCAGTTTGGGCCTTATAGTCTTTGAGCATCATTTGTGGTTTTGATGAGGCATTAACCATGTTTCTCCGAGGTCAATTCAAACCCGccgcacagaagaagaaaaaatgctcCTGAGTTGTAAACACAGGCAGGACAGCTAGAGATAACTGTTGAATAGTTTACCTTGAGCTTCATGCCTGGTGGCAAAGTACAGGAGCCTCCATCCGGTTGATCCAACAAACTGGGTGAGCTGGAGAAATGCGCTACAGTCTTCCCAGACCTGTCAGGCCTGCTCTCTGCAGTGGGAGAAAAGAGATAATCCAATGCAGCTGACCCGCAGGCTGCAACTGAAGTACACAGTGTTGGGAAGAAGCCTAGCACTGTAGTTTGCTGCTGCTCCGGTCTCTGTATGAAAGAAGGGGCGACCTTTTACCCTTCCCTCAAGCCTAAGTGACATGTGAAGGGTCAAGAGGAGCCTCCAGCCCTGCAggtctctcttttccttcctggtTCTCAAAGGTCTCCTTCCCTGCTTTATGCTTCTTGAGCCTCTTCAAAAACACGTGCtgctatttattgtatttctataacgccctcccttgcggctcagggtggcttacatataACATAGGAATAATATAGTATCATTCAATAACTCAAATAAACACAACAGTGTTTCAGTAACAGTTCTGTAACTTCTTCTGTAACAATTCCAACACTAACTATAACAATGTCAGCCTGTTGACTACAGTCCTGTACATTGGTCAATCCAGGTGAGGGGTTTCTGGGGgacccagcagatgttgttggtttggctgacctcaaccaaatgcctggtggaaaagctccattttacaggccttgcagaactgtgatggctccagcagggccctgatttcttcaagaagctcattctaccaggataGAGAAagttctggctctggttgaggccagatgtgcttctttAGGACCggggaccaccagccagttggaagtggcagagcgtagagctcttggGGAGGTATAGACAGTGAGCTGGTCGCAGAAGGTGAGCCAGAAGGCTTGGAAGGAACACAGGCCTTAGGGACAGGCCCACAACTCACCTGGGTTCTTGTGACCCTTGCTGTACACTGTGGCCAACTAGATGATCAAAAGCAACTGGTAGTTTCCTGTCTCCCTGAGAGTAGAGGCAGCCTTCACGCATGCTCAACCATGCACTTTCAATACGCTTCAGTGAATTTCACTGTGCAAATCCAGTTTCAAAGTGTATTGAAGGTGGACAGAAAGTGCAGCAGAAGTCTTGAGGCTAAGTTCACCAAAGCTACCAGGTCAAGAGGCCTGAATGATCAACAAGGGGCAGCAAGGAGAGGGGTGACAGATTTCTACAGCAGAGAGCAGAACTCTTTGCCTGCTACTGCTGAAGTATTTTTGGTTTATGCCAATCCCTGGGAAAACCACCTCTCATCAGACATAAGCCAGCGGCTTCACTAATAATTAAGGAAAAATAGAGCTAGCATTACTAGAGTCCAATTAGGACTGTGAAGGCACACCTTTAAATTTCCATCTCTGTCCTCAAGATCACCTGGTCAGTTTCATGGCCTACTTCACAggcctgacctacttcacagaCCTGGCAAGAGGATAAAATGAGAGAGGAGAGATTCCATAgaagctgccctgagcttcttggaggaagggttgAGTagaacccaaataaataaaattctgttttGCTTAATATATACATACTTACATAACAAAATTAAACAGTTTTTCAAGGTCTACTATAAGATCTAACTATAAGGTCTACtataagcctccggggagggcggtatagaagtatgataaataaatgataaataaagatGGACGCAGAGCCAGGAATACAATCTGGCCCCAGAAGAATCTAGGAAGAAGCATTGGCATGTTTCTAGAATCTGCTGCAGTGTCTGAGTGGAAGGCTTATCCCTGAGAGATGgtatacaacagtggtccccaacctttttatcaccggggaccactcaacgccttttactgaggcccgatgggggggggggtagtttactcctctactctcaaccactgccctaacactctctgatcgctatggtaatgtttaaacatcccttcaaaataagatacagacacgccacaacagtgaacataaggaacattttattttcatggaaattttaactcatgacaatgacaaatcaatgggaaccctgagcttgtttctctgcaacgagatagtcccatctgggagtgatgggagacaatgacacccgaagtgtgttataaagggctggggggatgaagtaaagggcccggggggggggggagaaggtggtcTTTGGGGTCCACCTCTAATttgttgaaggaccacatgtggtccatggcccacaggttggggatcgctagtatacAAGACAGGACCATTCAGGATAAAGCCAGCTACTCACCTGATTCTGAGTGATTGACAGGGCTCAGCACCACATGCGTGTCGGAGGCAGAGCGTGCCCGGAAATGATGGGGATAGTAAGGGCTTCGTGAATGGGGACTTTCCTCCATCTCTGTAGCTGCTTGACTCCCAGGTTCTGCTCCTGTTAGCCTCAACTCTTCAGGAGTCTCTTCAGAAAGGCCATCCTATTAAAGCAAAAGGAATCTAAattggggccagggacacagCAGGTTTGAATGCAAACTTGTACAGAGAGTGGCAGGGATGGAGGAGGATCTGGACATAACCAGAGCTTCATCCTCCAAATTACCTTAGGGTACACAGCATAGGTACTGTTCCCCAATTGGATgcccaccttctctccccccatgtTATTATTTAGCACCGCTCCTTGTATCATATTTTTAATAGATAGATTTAGGGCTGGCATGCCACTTAAGTGGTGACTTAAACTGTGTCAGCTGCTTGCCATTTATTTAACTGTGGCCAAACATTCCAAGAAACCAAGAAGGCCACTAGGGCTGATGATCCTTAGCCTGGAGAAAGTCCCAGCCTAAAAGGGAGACTCCGACAACTTAAGCGGTTTTGTTGAAAGGAAGGTCCCTACTAGATGGAAATCTTCAAATCACGCTCAGCGCAATGGTaggataacattttaaaaaacagttttcatAGTGGCTTTAACTTTGCTTTATATCTGGTTGTTTCAACCGTACATCAGCTTCTGGTGTGCTAGGATCAAAGCCTAACTGTTCCGACCATTTCTAGAAATCTTACCACACATTTTTAATAACAGTTTCTTGGCTGTTTTCAAGGAGTCTGTTTCGCAAGAATTTATTTTTGTGATTGGCATAGATTTCAAGCCGCCTGACAATTAGTCTAGTTTAATAAAGCtcatcttttaaaagaaatatttaaatactaCAAGAAAAGGGATTGCAAAGTATACAGAATGCAAGCCGAAAAAAgactcctttttttggggggggggggtggaacgggATCAAAGCTAGAAACCTGTTGCTGCATCACTGCTTATCTTTCTCCCTTCTCAACGTGGCTTTGCATCGAAAGCTGATTAGGCTCCCACGTGCAACTGCATTTTCCAATGTTTAACTTGGGACTCGAAATCTGTACGAATTATCTATTGGGATGTCCTTGTTAATATTATGTTTTATGACAGCGCTCAgattttttgcaaaaaaataaatagaataaataggtTTACAGAAACATACTATAAATGTTCTGAGATTAtatgtaatttaattttatttcatcatACATTGCCTCTCGGCACCAGCACTGTTTACCCTTTGGAGCTCTTTTTTCGGCTTAACAAAATACTTGGCTGTTGTTTGGCAGGACAACTGATCAAAGGCCATACTCTGAATCAAAACTCAATTTCAGTGGGATTTGCTCCCCAGCCTTGTCTCCATCTGATCCCTTACGTTCTCGGATTCCTGAGCTCGCAGCCGGCACTCCATGATCTGATGCTGATACTGGAGCCGTTGGTTGGCCCTCTGCAGTTGGGCAATTTTCTCCAGCATCTGGCAGATGTGCTCCAAGTACCTCAAGCCCTGTCCAGGCATGGCAAGTGAAGGCTCATCCTGTACCTGGGGAAAAGCAAGCGTTGCATGGCATCAGGGACGTGCATTCTCAGAGTATCCCAAATGGAACAGGGTAGTGAGAATATCTCTACAGATTGTCAGCATCTCTATGGTCACAGAGAGAAGATGTCCACAGGAAGGAAAAACTCAGCACTAAGCAGGAGTTCAGAGACAGCCAGAGGACAGTGATTGCTGAAGTGTGCAGAGGCCTCCATCCTTGGGTCAAGATACAGGGGCTGTCCAGAAATATTTAAGATGCGGTAGTTTGTCCACAACACCGAGATTCCGACTTTGCTTCTGAATCAGGGAATGAGGCAATCCTGCCtggcttctccttccctctttcttgATCTGACATGTGGCACATCTCTTTGCTAGAGcaagctggggaggaaggaaatggtTGGGATAATGAGCTGCAGTGTCAGAGCTTCCTAGTTAAGTAGTGCAAAGCAGGATTCAGGCCACAACGAGGCTGTATCGATAAAAAGTTCACCATCCGTTAACTACCAGAGGAAAGAATAAGATGCAGAAAGGGAACTGTGATTGTCTTTAACGATTTCAAATCTGCTTTTGACTATGGCCTTCTCTCTGGAAGGTagtagaaactgaaaatgtgccccccccccccacacacaaaaagtcaCACTCCTCGAAATagcatatgatggttcaacaagccaagtgTGAATTCAAAATGAGCTATCATAGTTCACCATCCAAACTGGAGTGCGCCAAGgagatgtggcctctcccctgatttttaacatcatagttgatgccattatgagaaaagtattcaagaattGATGTGGAGTTCagtatggccaaaacaacttctTGACAGATCTAATAATGCCAAATTTGCCGATACAGAGGTTACTAACATCGTCTATGACAATGCCTGCATTGCCTAATCTCACGGCTTAAAAATACATGTGggcaaaaccaaagtcataaccacagatggatcactgacaaatgtatacctcaGTGGAGCCTAAATTgagcaaagaatttaaatacttaggctcattggtgcaagaaaagaaagtgtcatctgccattgaagcccacaataggattggcaaAGCAAcaccagcatttgccacactcaactGGTGCCTCTGAAAGAAGACGAACATCACTCTCATGACCAAAGTTAGTCTCTTCCAGACACtgatcctgccaatcctcctatatggatcaaaAACATGAACCTTACTAAAACTtgacataaacaaacttgagaccttccaaatgcgatGCCTGTGGCAGATTTTGGGTATCTATGTGATCATGGACAAAATGTACAATATTCTGAAAACAactagctcaggggtggccaaactgtggttctccagatgtccatggactacaattcccaaggtcATGCCTCCTAACTAGTACTTACAGAACAGGAAGCTTTGGGATaagtttccttcccttccccaggtgCTTCCACTACTAATTACTTAATATCATTCCTACCTTGCATGTGTCCCCACCCTGATATTAATATTCCAAGAGATCATCTATTGAGACTCCTTGCATAATGATGTGATGGTTACCATGTATTAATTCACACATATTTATTGTGGAACCTGAATATCAATAGCCAAGGCTAAGAGTAGAGCACATTATCTCTTGAATTTCCTCTACATTCACAACGCTGTCCCAACCTGCTAAGCTCATTCCTTGATGGCTCAGGGATAAAACATGCATAAGATTGTCCATCCATTTCCTGGCAACACCAAGGCCACTTCATACTTCTGTTCTACAGCCGGAGAATAACCCCGTGTCTGCACCAACCGATGCATCTCTTGCTCTCCTTCAGCAGCCATACATCACAGCCAACTCATCCAGAGGTACATGCACAGCCAAGGCAGACTGACGTTACAGGATGTTGGTTGTATGCAGGTTTTCCAAGGCTTAAGGCTGTAAAAGCTCCCCGTAACCAAGCCAGAGAGTCCAAGCACTGGGAAAGTCTGAGCAGCAGTAACAAGAATACATACTTATATCCCTCTACTGACTCAGGGCCTGTACAGATACTATACCAGTGATTGAAACAGCATTTTCAATTGCGCTGATATTACCAGCTGCATTATAGAAGAAACAGACTGGACAACAGAGGTGGGTAAGAGAGGAATGCATACAGTAGCTATGGTACATGGAATACATGGAGTAGTAGCTCATATTGCATGCCCTGGTTGTACTGGTGATGACATTATCCAGACCTCAAGGCCAAACACTGAAATAGAGATTCCCAATTTTCACCAACTCTGTATTGACATAGTTCTCCATTATGCCTGATCTAGGGAAGTGCAGTACAGTATAACTGTGTGCAATCAATGACCATGGGAACTGAAAGATCATTTCTGGACTCTACTGTAATTACTGCAGAACTCTACAATCACCTGATGGATAAATGGGAGCTGATCCAGTCATCAAACACAGAAACCATCCACACAGTTCCATGAAGCATACTGGtgatttatttaacatttatggGTACGGAAACATCCGGCTTCACTGCACAACTAATAGAGTGGGGAGCTGGAACGGGTAAGGCAGAGACTTCCACAACATCAGGCGATGTTCCAGATTGAATCTGCACCTTCTGTATGACTCAGGTCTTGCTGTCATTGATTCACAGGTACCCGTGGCACATGGTCAGTTCTTAGCGTGGTTACGATGCAGGCGGTTTATCAGGTGACTGCTTTACAGCCCCAAGGGCTTCTGTCTGAGTGGGAGATGTAGAAGCTATTTGTTCAGCCTGCCTTTGGCATCAGAGGACAATGGAGGGATTTTATCAGCGAGATAAAGCTGAGCTGATGGGAGAATGCATGAATCATTTTTATGGGGTGACACAGCGGAACCCTGAGACTGGAGCTGGTGGTTCGTCGAAGACTGTCTCACAACTGGCACAATTGGAGGAGTCACATTTATGGCTCTCTCCTAAACAAAAGGTAGAGTTCATGGCCCTTAGAGACTGATAGTTTCTCTATACAACCCAGTCACAGCCTTTTTAAAATAGGGCTGCTTTCCCATAATACTGCACTTGATGGTCTCAGACAAAAGGCTTCCCCATTAATTTCTTAAAGCCAGAGAAGGGCACAGGGAACAGTGGCACCTATGAATGTTACACACACTTTTTACAATATGAAAAGGACAAAGGATGAATGTACATTCTAACACGGAGACGAGACAACAAGTTCTCCGGAAGACTAGCATGGAGAGAAGGACTGAGCAATCACCCCTCTCTttgtaactgggggggggggagagagaggaagggtgagCACCCGTTCTTTGGACAGAGCTCTAGCAAGTTTCAAAACCCTCTTCTGTACCAGAACTGTAGAACTGTACAGAGATATGTTGACAAGAACATCGATTGTACCGTAAGCCAGAGAGCTGCAGCCAGTTAGAAGAACCAAGCAAAAGTCTGAAAGAAGGTGTCCCTACACACTCCAGCCTCTGCAAGTGGTACATTTACCTGTTTTCTGGAAAAGGTACAGAAGTACAGGTTGAGTAATCAGTACCTACTCCAAAGTACGTGTATGCTTATGCACATATGTATATGTGTAAGAGACAAGAACTCAGGAAGGAATCTCACACCCATGGCATTCTGTTCTCTAAccttgtctccctccctctctaccACTGAGAGACTTGCATCAGAGCCCTACACAGAAATATTTCTCCCTGCTCCTTTGCAGCCAGAA
It includes:
- the C12H8orf58 gene encoding uncharacterized protein C8orf58 homolog isoform X3; this encodes MYRHLEDSQPPRECSLKLELDCKASSEMDRWGEAGSPTELVPHKGLNHQLGFIPTSGRLLKSESEDSGVEMASGDHSPSTPVDSEKSFTLDCVDGFQPLPKDSATGVSHNSSPEAEEQAGPDPSQDRPYHRNLSVSKKLAQVVQRSQKHRLPGRSSRQLSQRPRSLLDLERLKACCAQWPASVDGVAGATCGGHRGTPSGCDAPAEQHIEAVVQDEPSLAMPGQGLRYLEHICQMLEKIAQLQRANQRLQYQHQIMECRLRAQESENDGLSEETPEELRLTGAEPGSQAATEMEESPHSRSPYYPHHFRARSASDTHVVLSPVNHSESESRPDRSGKTVAHFSSSPSLLDQPDGGSCTLPPGMKLKNEHSHWGKVKVLINRIKRKSVRANEQAPLGEAAPSSRWSRVDDVSDKQELHPRRRFMPTLGAKKRQSKHLPMR